AGGACTCGGCCGCGCTGCTCGAATCGCCGGAACGGCGCAAGCAGCCGCAGGCGGCCTTGCCGGCGCTGGCGCCGCCCGCGGTGGACGAGGACGCCGACGCCATCCCGGCCCGGCTCGCCGCCCGCTGGATGCAGGAGACCGACGACGCCCTGCGCGCGCTGCGCGACGAGCTGCCGGCGCCAGGTAAACCATGAAAGCGGCCATAAAAAAACGGCGGACATCGCTGTCCGCCGCTTCATTCATTGCTGCCGTCGATCGCGATCAGGCGACCGCTTCGCCGGTCTCCGCGCACAGTTTCAGGCTGGCGTGGCGCGCCGCCTTCAGGCCTGCCATCAGGGCGTCCTTGTGCTCTTCCAGCAGGGAGAACACGGCGTCCTTGGACAGCACGTACTGCTCGAGCAGGGTGTCCTTGAGGGCGACGATCACCTTTTCGTAGTCGCGGATCGCGTCCAGCGTGTAGCTGTACAGCTCATCGGACTTCTCCTCGACCTGGCGCAGGGTGTGCTCGCCCGAGGCGTCGTTGGCAAGCTGGCTGTAGTCGATCTTGGCGCGCGAGTACATCGACAGGCGGCCCACCATCAGGTTCAGCATCTTGGTGATCTTCTCGATGTCGTTCTGGCTGCCGACCGAGATGCCGCGGGCGCCATAGAACAGCTCTTCCGCCGCCACGCCGCCGTACAGGCCGATCACGTCGCGCTCCAGCTCTTCCAGGGTCCGCAGCGACATGTCGTCGCCCGACTGCAGCACGTAACCCAGGGCGCCGATCTTCGACACGGCTTCGGTGCTGATCTTCAGCAGGTGCGATTTCTCCTTCACTTCGTCCAGGCTCATGCCGGCGCGCAGGAAGGGGTCGATCTGCATGAAGAAGTGGCCCAGTTCGTGCACGGCGATGCGCTCGCGCTGCTTGTGCTTCTCGGCGGTGGTGGCGCGGTCGGTCAGGCCGATGGTCGCACGCTCATACGCACGGAACAGCAAGTCGGTGTTGATGATGACCTTTTCCTGGATCGACAGCATCGATGCGCGCTCGACCACGGATTCCAGCAGCGCCGGGCTCAGGTTCTGGGTGATCTCGGCCACCTGGTCCAGGTCGAGGTCGTCGTAGTCGACCAGGCCTTCCTTCTTACGCGACAGGAAGCTGCGCAGCAGCTCGCGGCGCTCGGCCTTGTTCGGCAGGCGGAAGTTGATCTTCACCGAGAAGCGGCGCAGCATCGCTTCGTCCATCTCGGTCGAGGCGTCGTCGAAGTTCGAGGCGACGACCCAGATCACGCCCTGGCCCTTGTCGCTCTTCACGCCGTCCAGCAGGCCCAGCAGGGTGTTGGCGGTGTCGTCTTCCCATTTCTTTTCGCTGCGGCCGCGCGGCATGAACAGGCTCTGCGCCTCATCCAGGAAGATGATGCAGCGGCCCTTGCTCGAGGCCTTGCGGTACAGGGCGTTCAGCGCCTTCGAACCGCCGCCGACGTAGCCCGATTCCAGCGCCGAGCCGGAGGCCTGGATCAGCGGGATGTCCAGGCGCTTGGCCAGGTAGCCGACCAGTTTGGTCTTGCCGGTACCGGCAGGACCGGTCAGCATGACGTTGAAGGGCTTGTCGATGTTGTGCTCTTTGTACAGCTCGCGGTTGCGGATCATGTCTTCCAGGTGGAGGACTTCCTGCTTGATGTCTTCCATGCCGATCAGGTCGTCCATCGAGCCTTTCAGCTTGTCCGGCGAGATCAGCTGGGCGTTGCCGTTCATGCCCGGGATGCCGAATTTCATGGCGTACAGGATCACCAGCAGCACGGTCAGGTCGAGCGCGTGACGCTTCAGGAAGGACAGCACGTCGGAACCGAAGCCTTCGTTCTCGTCCTGCAGCACAGCCTTGTGCGAGGCCAGGTAGTCGTCCTTGGCGATCGAATACGGGATCGCGTTCTTCAGCAGGACTTCACGCTCCAGCGACAGGTGCGAGGTGCTCGGCACCTTCACCACGTGCAGCTGCGGCGCGCCCTTGAACTTGTAGATGTAGCGCGGTGCGTCGGACAGCGGATGGGCCACCAGCAGGTAATCCAGGCGGTCCTTCTGGGCGGCCAGTTCCGTGATCTCGGAAATATTCTGCGAATGGACCACCGGAGAAGGATCCTGCGGGACGTCGGCCTTGTAGATGAACCAGCCAACCAGCATGCCTAACAATACGGCAGTCGCAATACGGACATAAACATTCTTGAAGGCAATTTGGAGTCGGGCAAAATTGGGCATATATCAGTACTCTTTAATCTGAAAGGTGCTTCACGACATTGATATTGCGTGCCTTCCGAAGTGCCGAGTGGACGCGAAAGGCGGCGGTGCATTGGGACCGCATGGGATGCAAACGTAGTCGTCTGCTATTGTTTTGATGCCCGAAGGCAATGGGGATATGGAGACTATACCCCCAAAGAAAAGATAGGTGTATACCGTGCGCCGAAAAAATTTTGAGACACAACACTGATGATCAAAACGCTACCGGTTTTCTTTATGATTTCAACAAGTTAGCTAGAAAAAACGCAAAACAAACGCATTTATTTGCTTATTAACCAAGTAATAAAGAGATAATAAGTTTTGATTCGGATAAGGCAAAAAAGAATTCATTTTCTAATTGCTGAGTTACTGGTAACAAGACGTAACGCGCGCAATTCAAACTGCATTTTTGTTATGCTGGATCAGAACCCGGATGCGTGATCGGAGGGGGCATTGCCGGGTCATGCCGGTATTGTCGCCAGACATTTAGAAGGAATGACCGTGAAACGATACGTTCTTGCCGCAACACTCAGCCTGCTCTTCGGCAGCGCCGCCCAGGCCGCTGCCATCGACCTCGACGCCCACGCCATCCGCATCCATCGCCTTGCCGATATCTCGGCGGTTGCGCG
This window of the Massilia sp. WG5 genome carries:
- a CDS encoding AAA family ATPase encodes the protein MPNFARLQIAFKNVYVRIATAVLLGMLVGWFIYKADVPQDPSPVVHSQNISEITELAAQKDRLDYLLVAHPLSDAPRYIYKFKGAPQLHVVKVPSTSHLSLEREVLLKNAIPYSIAKDDYLASHKAVLQDENEGFGSDVLSFLKRHALDLTVLLVILYAMKFGIPGMNGNAQLISPDKLKGSMDDLIGMEDIKQEVLHLEDMIRNRELYKEHNIDKPFNVMLTGPAGTGKTKLVGYLAKRLDIPLIQASGSALESGYVGGGSKALNALYRKASSKGRCIIFLDEAQSLFMPRGRSEKKWEDDTANTLLGLLDGVKSDKGQGVIWVVASNFDDASTEMDEAMLRRFSVKINFRLPNKAERRELLRSFLSRKKEGLVDYDDLDLDQVAEITQNLSPALLESVVERASMLSIQEKVIINTDLLFRAYERATIGLTDRATTAEKHKQRERIAVHELGHFFMQIDPFLRAGMSLDEVKEKSHLLKISTEAVSKIGALGYVLQSGDDMSLRTLEELERDVIGLYGGVAAEELFYGARGISVGSQNDIEKITKMLNLMVGRLSMYSRAKIDYSQLANDASGEHTLRQVEEKSDELYSYTLDAIRDYEKVIVALKDTLLEQYVLSKDAVFSLLEEHKDALMAGLKAARHASLKLCAETGEAVA